A DNA window from Solanum lycopersicum chromosome 3, SLM_r2.1 contains the following coding sequences:
- the LOC101252463 gene encoding G-type lectin S-receptor-like serine/threonine-protein kinase At1g61370 has product MIRKGKKMVWPRWDFFLFLMLGRMLLAQLSAASDTLTQSQQLSLNQTLVSAGNIFELGFFSPRSSRSLYIGIWFKNISRRRVVWVANREDPLQASDSDTILKIGGDGNLIIMDGNQNIIWSTNISIQSNKTSAVLTDKGEFILKDDVTGSSLWDSFNYPCDTLLSGMNIGYNTSAGVRLVLSSWQAENDPLPGKFTSGLSVEMPLQGFTWTNYSRPYWRGGPWDGANFIGIPDVDKGYASSINVIVNKQQESGFLSLNNFNDSDVIIMVLKPSGLLQTILWVEELNAWQVTWEAPGNPCDVYGTCGPNSVCDKNKSPVCDCLKGFVPKSTDEWIRGNWTGGCVRRTKLLCEISTSENTTNGYGSDNFLQLREMKLPDHYTYFYAYDYQSCKEWCLNNCSCAAYAYPDRIDCMVWTSELMDVQQFPSDGVDLFLRLAYSELDHSLDEDKRKKKLIIGLTTLSSILILGILGYIFCRWKVNQRGNRRNRVEHHIPADKCQISSEMSTDNLWEEQELPKDSSELPLLDFAKLATATDNFSEINKIGAGGFGPVYKGKLEDRQMIAVKRLSSQSGQGIEEFKNEVLLISKLQHRNLVRILAYCVHGKEKLLVYEYMANKSLDTLLFDSKKSHQLPWPKRFDMIQGIARGLLYLHRDSCLRVIHRDLKASNILLDDDMNPKISDFGLARIFQVTQELANTNRIAGTFGYMSPEYAMGGLFSEKSDVYSFGVLLLEIVSGKRNSGYYDHERHHNLLSYAWQLWTESNGLDLMDKSILDSDSSATVLRCIHIGLLCVQDHATDRPSMPSIVLMLSSEMDLPQPKQPTFIFQRWLNSDTQSQISKTQSVNDITVSVAEGR; this is encoded by the exons ATGATCAGAAAAGGAAAGAAGATGGTATGGCCAAGAtgggatttttttttgtttctgatGCTCGGAAGGATGCTTTTAGCGCAACTCTCTGCTGCAAGTGATACCTTAACTCAATCCCAACAACTGTCTCTAAATCAGACACTTGTCTCTGCTGGAAATATATTTGAGCTGGGCTTCTTCAGTCCACGTAGCTCGAGGAGTCTATATATAGGAATTTGGTTCAAGAATATTTCTCGTCGGAGGGTTGTTTGGGTAGCAAATAGAGAAGATCCACTCCAAGCATCTGATTCTGATACAATCTTGAAGATTGGAGGTGATGGGAACCTCATAATTATGGATGGCAATCAAAATATCATTTGGTCAACAAATATCTCTATTCAGTCTAATAAGACATCTGCTGTACTTACAGACAAAGGAGAATTCATTCTTAAAGACGATGTCACGGGATCATCTTTATGGGATAGTTTTAACTATCCTTGCGATACCTTGTTATCAGGAATGAATATTGGATACAACACCAGTGCTGGGGTAAGACTTGTTTTATCGTCCTGGCAGGCTGAAAATGATCCATTGCCTGGAAAGTTTACTTCTGGACTATCGGTAGAGATGCCACTTCAAGGCTTCACTTGGACTAATTACTCAAGGCCTTACTGGAGAGGTGGACCATGGGACGGAGCGAACTTCATAGGCATACCTGATGTCGACAAGGGGTATGCAAGTAGTATAAACGTCATAGTAAACAAGCAACAGGAATCTGGCTTTCTCAGTTTGAATAATTTCAATGATTCTGATGTTATAATCATGGTCCTTAAACCATCAGGGTTATTGCAGACTATATTATGGGTTGAAGAACTGAATGCATGGCAAGTCACTTGGGAGGCACCAGGTAATCCATGTGATGTTTATGGAACTTGTGGTCCTAACAGTGTTTGTGACAAGAATAAATCTCCAGTCTGTGATTGCTTGAAAGGATTTGTACCAAAGTCAACTGATGAATGGATCAGAGGAAATTGGACTGGTGGTTGTGTGAGGCGAACTAAACTTCTATGTGAAATTAGTACAAGTGAAAATACTACAAATGGGTACGGAAGTGACAACTTCTTGCAGCTGAGAGAGATGAAACTTCCAGATCACTACACGTATTTTTATGCCTATGATTATCAGAGTTGCAAAGAGTGGTGCCTGAATAACTGTTCATGTGCAGCATATGCATATCCAGATAGAATTGACTGCATGGTTTGGACTTCAGAACTTATGGATGTTCAGCAGTTCCCATCTGATGGTGTGGATTTGTTTCTTCGTCTTGCTTATTCTGAACTAG ATCATAGTTTAGATGaagataaaaggaagaaaaagctTATCATCGGCTTGACAACCCTTTCAAGCATTCTCATATTGGGCATCTTGGGATACATCTTCTGCAGGTGGAAAGTAAATCAAAGAG GAAATAGAAGAAATAGGGTTGAACACCACATTCCGGCTGATAAGTGTCAGATTTCAAGCGAAATGTCTACAGACAATTTGTGGGAAGAGCAAGAACTGCCAAAAGATTCATCAGAATTACCACTTCTTGACTTTGCTAAACTGGCTACTGCAACTGATAATTTCAGTGAAATAAATAAGATTGGAGCAGGAGGATTTGGCCCCGTTTACAAG GGAAAACTGGAAGATCGACAAATGATAGCTGTCAAAAGACTATCTAGTCAGTCTGGACAAGGAATTGAAGAGTTCAAGAATGAAGTCTTGCTAATCTCCAAACTGCAGCACAGGAATCTCGTTAGAATATTAGCCTATTGCGTTCACGGGAAAGAGAAGTTACTAGTTTATGAGTACATGGCTAACAAGAGCTTAGATACTTTGTTGTTTG ATTCAAAAAAGAGTCATCAGCTTCCCTGGCCAAAACGTTTCGACATGATTCAAGGCATTGCTCGTGGCCTTCTTTACCTTCACCGAGATTCTTGTTTAAGGGTCATTCACCGAGATCTGAAGGCAAGCAATATTCTCTTGGACGATGATATGAATCcgaaaatttcagattttggatTGGCCAGAATTTTTCAAGTGACTCAAGAGCTAGCAAACACTAACAGGATAGCAGGAACATT CGGTTATATGTCACCAGAGTATGCAATGGGAGGACTATTTTCTGAGAAATCTGATGTCTACAGCTTTGGCGTATTGCTACTAGAGATTGTCAGTGGAAAGAGAAACAGTGGATATTATGACCACGAAAGGCATCACAACCTTCTCAGTTAT GCGTGGCAGCTGTGGACTGAAAGCAACGGACTAGACTTAATGGATAAATCAATTTTGGACTCAGATTCCTCTGCAACAGTGCTGAGATGCATACATATTGGCCTACTTTGTGTCCAGGATCATGCTACTGATAGGCCATCAATGCCGTCTATCGTTCTTATGCTAAGTAGTGAGATGGATCTTCCTCAACCAAAGCAACCTACATTTATATTTCAAAGATGGTTGAATTCTGATACCCAATCGCAAATCAGCAAAACTCAATCTGTTAATGATATTACTGTATCTGTGGCAGAAGGACGATAA
- the LOC101252150 gene encoding G-type lectin S-receptor-like serine/threonine-protein kinase SD1-29 isoform X2 codes for MKREWHCQDGIFFLFLMLRIMHLPLVYAENDTLTQSQQLSLNQTLVSAGNIFELGFFSPSNPSRLYLGIWFKGIPGQRIVWVANRENPLTAAILKIGGDGNLRIMDSNIQNIVWSTNVAVESSCTVAVLTDEGRFILKDNVSGSSLWDSFNYPCDTLLSGMVIGYNTRTGVKLALSSWQAEDDPSPGKFIAGLSVDMPPQGFIWTSYSRPYWRGGPWDGGSFIGIRDPDKGYASGINIVSDKHQGTAILSFNTFINSHVTIVVLKPSGLLQIMYWEEESNVWKVTWEGPDNPCDVYGACGPYSVCDKNKSPVCDCLRGFVPKSTDEWIRGNWTGGCVRRTKLLCEISTSDIAPKESKNDKFLKLREMKLPDYYTYLYDQNGIQNCEKWCLNNCSCAAYAYPDGINCMVWTSELIDVQQFPYNGANLFLRLAYSELDEDNGKAKLIIGLATVSSILLLSILGCIFCKWKANKRGSEATDYLWEEQALLKDSSELHLLDFSKLAVATDNFNEINKIGAGGFGPVYKGKLEDGQVIAVKRLSSFSGQGIEEFKNEVLLISKLQHRNLVRILAYCVHGKEKLLVYEYMANRSLDTLLFDPKRSHRLPWPKRLDMIYGIARGLLYLHRDSCLRVIHRDLKASNILLDGDMNPKISDFGLARTFQVTQELANTHRIVGTFGYMSPEYAMGGLFSEKSDVYSFGVLLLEIVSGRKNNNFYDNDRHFNLLSYAWKLWTESKGLDLMDKSISDSRSAATVLKCIHIGLLCVQDHAVDRPLMSSVVLMLRSKMDLPQPKQPKFIFKRWLNSDAQSQSSKARSINGITISSAEGR; via the exons atgaaaagagaatGGCATTGCCAAGatgggattttttttttgtttctgatGCTTAGAATTATGCATTTACCACTAGTGTATGCTGAAAATGATACCTTAACTCAATCGCAACAATTGTCGCTGAATCAGACGCTTGTCTCTGCTGGAAATATATTTGAGCTTGGCTTTTTTAGTCCAAGTAACCCGAGCAGACTATATCTCGGAATATGGTTCAAGGGTATACCTGGTCAGAGGATTGTATGGGTAGCAAACAGAGAAAATCCACTCACTGCTGCAATCTTGAAGATTGGAGGTGATGGGAACCTCAGAATTATGGATAGCAATATTCAAAATATCGTTTGGTCCACCAATGTTGCTGTCGAGTCTAGTTGCACAGTTGCCGTGCTTACAGATGAAGGGCGATTTATTCTGAAAGATAATGTCTCAGGGTCATCTTTATGGGATAGTTTTAACTATCCTTGTGATACCTTGTTATCGGGAATGGTTATTGGATACAATACCAGGACTGGGGTGAAACTTGCCTTATCATCCTGGCAGGCTGAAGATGATCCGTCGCCTGGGAAGTTTATTGCTGGACTTTCAGTAGATATGCCACCTCAAGGCTTCATTTGGACTAGTTACTCAAGGCCTTATTGGAGAGGTGGACCATGGGATGGTGGGAGTTTCATAGGCATACGTGATCCCGACAAGGGGTATGCTAGTGGTATAAACATAGTATCAGATAAGCATCAGGGAACTGCGATTCTCAGTTTCAATACATTCATCAATTCCCATGTTACGATTGTGGTACTAAAACCATCAGGGCTGTTGCAGATTATGTATTGGGAAGAGGAATCGAATGTGTGGAAAGTCACTTGGGAGGGACCGGATAATCCATGCGATGTTTATGGAGCTTGTGGTCCATACAGTGTTTGCGACAAGAATAAGTCTCCAGTTTGTGATTGCTTGAGAGGATTTGTACCAAAGTCAACTGATGAGTGGATCAGAGGAAATTGGACTGGTGGCTGCGTTAGGCGAACTAAGCTTCTATGTGAAATCAGTACAAGTGATATAGCCCCAAAGGAATCGAAAAATGACAAGTTCTTGAAACTGAGGGAGATGAAACTTCCAGATTATTACACATATTTGTATGATCAAAATGGGATTCAGAACTGCGAAAAGTGGTGTCTGAATAACTGTTCCTGTGCAGCCTATGCGTATCCAGATGGAATTAACTGCATGGTCTGGACATCAGAACTTATAGATGTTCAGCAGTTTCCATATAATGGAGCTAATTTGTTTCTTCGTCTTGCATATTCTGAACTAG ATGAAGATAACGGGAAGGCTAAACTTATCATCGGCTTAGCAACGGTTTCAAGCATTCTCTTGTTGAGCATCCTTGGATGCATTTTCTGCAAGTGGAAAGCAAATAAAAGAG GAAGTGAAGCTACAGACTATTTGTGGGAAGAGCAAGCATTGCTAAAAGATTCATCAGAACTACACCTTCTTGACTTTTCTAAATTGGCAGTTGCAACTGATAATttcaatgaaataaataaaattggagCAGGAGGATTTGGCCCAGTTTACAAG GGAAAACTAGAAGATGGACAAGTGATAGCTGTCAAACGATTATCTAGTTTCTCTGGCCAAGGAATTGAAGAGTTCAAGAATGAAGTCTTGCTGATCTCCAAACTGCAGCACAGGAATCTCGTCAGAATATTGGCCTATTGCGTTCACGGGAAAGAGAAGTTACTGGTTTATGAGTACATGGCTAACAGAAGCTTAGACACTTTGTTATTTG ATCCAAAAAGAAGTCATCGTCTTCCTTGGCCAAAACGTTTAGACATGATTTATGGCATTGCTAGAGGGCTTCTATACCTTCACCGTGATTCTTGTTTACGGGTCATTCACCGGGATTTGAAGGCAAGCAATATTCTCTTGGATGGTGATATGAATCCAAAAATCTCAGATTTTGGCTTGGCTAGAACCTTTCAAGTGACTCAAGAGCTAGCAAACACTCATCGGATAGTGGGAACATT CGGCTACATGTCGCCTGAGTATGCAATGGGTGGACTGTTCTCTGAGAAATCTGATGTCTACAGCTTCGGCGTTTTGCTACTGGAGATTGTCAGTGGTCGGAAAAACAACAACTTTTATGACAATGATAGGCATTTCAATCTTCTGAGCTAT GCATGGAAGCTTTGGACTGAAAGCAAAGGACTAGACTTAATGGATAAATCAATATCGGATTCACGTTCCGCTGCAACAGTGTTGAAATGCATACATATTGGCCTTCTGTGTGTCCAGGACCATGCAGTTGATAGGCCATTAATGTCATCTGTAGTTCTTATGCTAAGAAGTAAGATGGATCTGCCTCAACCAAAGCAacctaaatttatatttaaaaggtGGTTGAATTCTGATGCCCAATCACAAAGCAGTAAAGCAAGGTCCATTAATGGTATTACTATATCTTCAGCAGAAGGGCGATAA
- the LOC101252150 gene encoding G-type lectin S-receptor-like serine/threonine-protein kinase SD1-29 isoform X1 — protein MKREWHCQDGIFFLFLMLRIMHLPLVYAENDTLTQSQQLSLNQTLVSAGNIFELGFFSPSNPSRLYLGIWFKGIPGQRIVWVANRENPLTAAILKIGGDGNLRIMDSNIQNIVWSTNVAVESSCTVAVLTDEGRFILKDNVSGSSLWDSFNYPCDTLLSGMVIGYNTRTGVKLALSSWQAEDDPSPGKFIAGLSVDMPPQGFIWTSYSRPYWRGGPWDGGSFIGIRDPDKGYASGINIVSDKHQGTAILSFNTFINSHVTIVVLKPSGLLQIMYWEEESNVWKVTWEGPDNPCDVYGACGPYSVCDKNKSPVCDCLRGFVPKSTDEWIRGNWTGGCVRRTKLLCEISTSDIAPKESKNDKFLKLREMKLPDYYTYLYDQNGIQNCEKWCLNNCSCAAYAYPDGINCMVWTSELIDVQQFPYNGANLFLRLAYSELDLDEDNGKAKLIIGLATVSSILLLSILGCIFCKWKANKRGSEATDYLWEEQALLKDSSELHLLDFSKLAVATDNFNEINKIGAGGFGPVYKGKLEDGQVIAVKRLSSFSGQGIEEFKNEVLLISKLQHRNLVRILAYCVHGKEKLLVYEYMANRSLDTLLFDPKRSHRLPWPKRLDMIYGIARGLLYLHRDSCLRVIHRDLKASNILLDGDMNPKISDFGLARTFQVTQELANTHRIVGTFGYMSPEYAMGGLFSEKSDVYSFGVLLLEIVSGRKNNNFYDNDRHFNLLSYAWKLWTESKGLDLMDKSISDSRSAATVLKCIHIGLLCVQDHAVDRPLMSSVVLMLRSKMDLPQPKQPKFIFKRWLNSDAQSQSSKARSINGITISSAEGR, from the exons atgaaaagagaatGGCATTGCCAAGatgggattttttttttgtttctgatGCTTAGAATTATGCATTTACCACTAGTGTATGCTGAAAATGATACCTTAACTCAATCGCAACAATTGTCGCTGAATCAGACGCTTGTCTCTGCTGGAAATATATTTGAGCTTGGCTTTTTTAGTCCAAGTAACCCGAGCAGACTATATCTCGGAATATGGTTCAAGGGTATACCTGGTCAGAGGATTGTATGGGTAGCAAACAGAGAAAATCCACTCACTGCTGCAATCTTGAAGATTGGAGGTGATGGGAACCTCAGAATTATGGATAGCAATATTCAAAATATCGTTTGGTCCACCAATGTTGCTGTCGAGTCTAGTTGCACAGTTGCCGTGCTTACAGATGAAGGGCGATTTATTCTGAAAGATAATGTCTCAGGGTCATCTTTATGGGATAGTTTTAACTATCCTTGTGATACCTTGTTATCGGGAATGGTTATTGGATACAATACCAGGACTGGGGTGAAACTTGCCTTATCATCCTGGCAGGCTGAAGATGATCCGTCGCCTGGGAAGTTTATTGCTGGACTTTCAGTAGATATGCCACCTCAAGGCTTCATTTGGACTAGTTACTCAAGGCCTTATTGGAGAGGTGGACCATGGGATGGTGGGAGTTTCATAGGCATACGTGATCCCGACAAGGGGTATGCTAGTGGTATAAACATAGTATCAGATAAGCATCAGGGAACTGCGATTCTCAGTTTCAATACATTCATCAATTCCCATGTTACGATTGTGGTACTAAAACCATCAGGGCTGTTGCAGATTATGTATTGGGAAGAGGAATCGAATGTGTGGAAAGTCACTTGGGAGGGACCGGATAATCCATGCGATGTTTATGGAGCTTGTGGTCCATACAGTGTTTGCGACAAGAATAAGTCTCCAGTTTGTGATTGCTTGAGAGGATTTGTACCAAAGTCAACTGATGAGTGGATCAGAGGAAATTGGACTGGTGGCTGCGTTAGGCGAACTAAGCTTCTATGTGAAATCAGTACAAGTGATATAGCCCCAAAGGAATCGAAAAATGACAAGTTCTTGAAACTGAGGGAGATGAAACTTCCAGATTATTACACATATTTGTATGATCAAAATGGGATTCAGAACTGCGAAAAGTGGTGTCTGAATAACTGTTCCTGTGCAGCCTATGCGTATCCAGATGGAATTAACTGCATGGTCTGGACATCAGAACTTATAGATGTTCAGCAGTTTCCATATAATGGAGCTAATTTGTTTCTTCGTCTTGCATATTCTGAACTAG ATTTAGATGAAGATAACGGGAAGGCTAAACTTATCATCGGCTTAGCAACGGTTTCAAGCATTCTCTTGTTGAGCATCCTTGGATGCATTTTCTGCAAGTGGAAAGCAAATAAAAGAG GAAGTGAAGCTACAGACTATTTGTGGGAAGAGCAAGCATTGCTAAAAGATTCATCAGAACTACACCTTCTTGACTTTTCTAAATTGGCAGTTGCAACTGATAATttcaatgaaataaataaaattggagCAGGAGGATTTGGCCCAGTTTACAAG GGAAAACTAGAAGATGGACAAGTGATAGCTGTCAAACGATTATCTAGTTTCTCTGGCCAAGGAATTGAAGAGTTCAAGAATGAAGTCTTGCTGATCTCCAAACTGCAGCACAGGAATCTCGTCAGAATATTGGCCTATTGCGTTCACGGGAAAGAGAAGTTACTGGTTTATGAGTACATGGCTAACAGAAGCTTAGACACTTTGTTATTTG ATCCAAAAAGAAGTCATCGTCTTCCTTGGCCAAAACGTTTAGACATGATTTATGGCATTGCTAGAGGGCTTCTATACCTTCACCGTGATTCTTGTTTACGGGTCATTCACCGGGATTTGAAGGCAAGCAATATTCTCTTGGATGGTGATATGAATCCAAAAATCTCAGATTTTGGCTTGGCTAGAACCTTTCAAGTGACTCAAGAGCTAGCAAACACTCATCGGATAGTGGGAACATT CGGCTACATGTCGCCTGAGTATGCAATGGGTGGACTGTTCTCTGAGAAATCTGATGTCTACAGCTTCGGCGTTTTGCTACTGGAGATTGTCAGTGGTCGGAAAAACAACAACTTTTATGACAATGATAGGCATTTCAATCTTCTGAGCTAT GCATGGAAGCTTTGGACTGAAAGCAAAGGACTAGACTTAATGGATAAATCAATATCGGATTCACGTTCCGCTGCAACAGTGTTGAAATGCATACATATTGGCCTTCTGTGTGTCCAGGACCATGCAGTTGATAGGCCATTAATGTCATCTGTAGTTCTTATGCTAAGAAGTAAGATGGATCTGCCTCAACCAAAGCAacctaaatttatatttaaaaggtGGTTGAATTCTGATGCCCAATCACAAAGCAGTAAAGCAAGGTCCATTAATGGTATTACTATATCTTCAGCAGAAGGGCGATAA